A portion of the Candidatus Cloacimonas sp. genome contains these proteins:
- a CDS encoding cytochrome c biogenesis protein CcdA — MLMHKTCKLLLLLCLVVFIQPIIAQSVKFSLSPEVLKPGEKGAIKATLVIPEGKKQTVNPKDPEYFYLEADHPDLVLGKVIYPKPTQVVSEQEWNYHPKVTLTLPFTVKQTAKAGKKQIAAVLSYNLCYETGMCDPPEEATATLAFQITENELIPTTVSEAEADKPNKIAPNETVPIQKSSLPAAKPNASHSFGEILKYILFAFLGGIILNITPCVLPILPIRIMSIMNQAQKDRTKVLNHTLVYALGVLISFAVMAGIFIALQKAGESVGWGLQNQNPGFVVTLMAIVFVFALSLLGVFEITVPGMNTANKATSKGGYGGSFFGGIFAFLMAISCTGPFLGAALPFALALPPALMLIFFLTIGLGFAFPFLLIGFFPKALKIIPKPGNWMIIFKEVMGFVLLFIVYTQLKTLLLLTDGEYLLKVLWFLVILGFSTWLYGRFVKVENSKLTQWLFTIIPLVLIILAVVNYLPYTKTEKIEIQSKSGELIPAPNTPQGWYVFKEDILNKALKEGKAVFLDIGAAWCKNCMTNEKTVLFTDTMMQEFKQKNVLLLRGDFTKKDETLLAWIKKHGRAGVPFNALYIPGEEPHIFGELLSKDEVINALNKIPAKAE; from the coding sequence ATGCTAATGCATAAAACCTGCAAGCTGTTATTACTGCTCTGTCTGGTTGTGTTCATTCAACCAATTATCGCTCAGAGCGTTAAATTCTCGCTTTCTCCTGAGGTCTTAAAACCGGGAGAAAAAGGTGCTATTAAAGCCACGCTTGTTATTCCCGAAGGGAAAAAACAAACTGTAAACCCCAAAGACCCGGAATATTTTTATCTGGAAGCTGACCATCCCGACCTCGTTTTGGGGAAAGTTATTTATCCAAAACCGACACAAGTTGTTTCTGAACAGGAATGGAACTATCATCCCAAAGTAACCTTAACCTTGCCTTTTACCGTGAAGCAAACAGCTAAGGCAGGCAAAAAACAAATAGCTGCTGTGCTTAGTTATAATCTTTGTTACGAAACAGGAATGTGTGATCCACCGGAAGAAGCAACAGCTACACTTGCATTTCAAATAACTGAAAATGAACTGATACCAACTACCGTTTCGGAAGCAGAAGCAGATAAGCCCAATAAAATTGCCCCCAATGAAACCGTTCCCATTCAAAAATCCTCGCTTCCAGCTGCCAAACCTAATGCCAGCCATTCTTTTGGCGAAATACTGAAATACATTCTTTTTGCCTTTTTAGGCGGTATAATATTAAATATCACTCCTTGCGTTCTACCTATATTGCCAATCAGGATTATGAGCATAATGAATCAGGCACAGAAAGATAGAACCAAAGTGCTTAATCATACTTTGGTTTACGCTTTGGGAGTGCTGATTTCCTTTGCTGTAATGGCAGGAATTTTTATCGCTTTACAAAAGGCAGGTGAATCCGTGGGCTGGGGTTTGCAGAATCAAAATCCTGGTTTTGTAGTAACCCTGATGGCAATTGTGTTTGTTTTTGCGTTGTCACTTTTGGGGGTATTTGAAATAACTGTTCCAGGTATGAATACAGCCAATAAGGCAACATCCAAAGGTGGCTATGGCGGTTCCTTTTTTGGGGGTATTTTTGCGTTTTTGATGGCTATTTCCTGTACCGGACCCTTTTTAGGGGCTGCTTTACCTTTTGCTTTAGCTTTGCCACCTGCTTTAATGCTGATTTTCTTTCTCACAATAGGGCTTGGCTTTGCGTTTCCTTTTTTGCTGATTGGCTTTTTCCCTAAAGCACTGAAAATTATTCCCAAACCCGGTAACTGGATGATTATTTTCAAAGAAGTGATGGGCTTTGTTTTGCTCTTCATTGTTTATACTCAGCTGAAGACCTTGCTGCTGTTAACCGATGGGGAATATTTGCTTAAAGTTCTGTGGTTTTTGGTAATTCTTGGTTTTTCTACCTGGCTTTATGGCAGATTTGTAAAAGTGGAAAACAGCAAATTAACCCAATGGCTCTTTACGATTATTCCGCTTGTGTTAATTATCCTTGCAGTGGTCAATTATCTGCCTTATACCAAAACTGAAAAGATAGAAATTCAAAGTAAAAGCGGAGAACTTATTCCGGCTCCAAATACACCGCAGGGCTGGTATGTATTTAAAGAAGATATTTTAAATAAGGCACTAAAAGAAGGTAAAGCAGTTTTTCTGGACATCGGAGCTGCCTGGTGTAAGAATTGTATGACTAATGAAAAGACAGTTCTTTTTACGGATACGATGATGCAGGAATTTAAGCAGAAAAATGTGTTATTGTTAAGAGGCGATTTTACCAAAAAAGATGAAACCCTGCTTGCCTGGATAAAAAAACACGGAAGAGCAGGAGTTCCTTTTAATGCTTTATATATTCCGGGTGAAGAACCTCACATCTTTGGTGAACTGCTTTCCAAAGACGAAGTAATAAATGCCCTTAATAAAATTCCTGCTAAAGCCGAATAG